In Malus sylvestris chromosome 16, drMalSylv7.2, whole genome shotgun sequence, the following are encoded in one genomic region:
- the LOC126608237 gene encoding uncharacterized protein LOC126608237, with the protein MAAGSVATAAGVAVILYYVFNRRGATKEGGVEDGDDDGDRSGNLSKMRSARKRLSRRPAQAPATWVESLTTLSDTLRFTYSETLGKWPIGDLAFGIKYLMRRQGNLKVASVYAGSDSVQLKGSGIIEELKYYLKLLTLCMLFSKKPFPVFLESGGFSQEDVLLQKPKAGLLKPSFTIIRDRNSKCFLLLIRGTHSIKDTLTAATGAVAPFHHSVLHDGGISNLILGYAHCGMVAAARWIAKISTPCLLKAIGEYPDYKIKVVGHSLGGGTAALLTYILRERKEFSSSNCITFAPAACITWELAESGKHFITTIINGSDLVPTFSAASVDDLRSEVIASSWLNDLRDQVERTRVLNVVYRSANALGSRLPSIASAKARVAGAGALLRPVSSSTQIVMKRAQNVVVRTHSSISSWSCMGARRRNVSPLLNSKADDLHEDSLICEKDSEYRAEGVIVDPMLNNLESSSSGGLGHDDSDEEEQLLPVNRNTATSTVEDITEGELWYELEKELKRQEDEVNVEAREEEAAAVKEITEEEDMLVGVAESNTPISSSDVSENHRFFPPGRIMHIISVPSSDDTNLDNDGPPAEERVGIYETRRQLYSKLRLSKTMINDHYMPMYKKMVELLIRELENDESSNCIV; encoded by the exons ATGGCGGCGGGATCAGTGGCGACCGCCGCCGGAGTCGCCGTGATTCTTTACTACGTGTTCAATCGGAGGGGAGCAACGAAAGAGGGCGGCGTTGAAGACGGGGACGACGACGGCGATCGGAGCGGAAATCTCTCGAAGATGAGATCGGCGAGGAAACGGCTTTCTCGGCGACCGGCTCAAGCGCCCGCCACGTGGGTCGAGTCGCTCACCACCTTGTCCGACACGCTCCGGTTCACCTACTCCGAAACGCTCGGGAAGTGGCCGATCGGCGACTTGGCCTTCGGCATTAAGTACCTCATGCGTCGGCAG GGTAACCTAAAAGTTGCGAGTGTGTATGCTGGTAGTGATAGTGTGCAGCTTAAAGGGTCTGGAATTATTGAGGAGTTGAAATATTACTTGAAGTTGCTGACGCTTTGTATGCTGTTCTCGAAGAAACCGTTTCCGGTGTTTTTAGAGTCAGGGGGTTTCTCTCAGGAAGATGTCCTTCTTCAGAAGCCCAAGGCCGGG CTTCTGAAGCCATCCTTCACAATTATACGTGATAGGAATTCAAAATGCTTCCTTCTATTAATACGTGGTACCCATAGCATCAAAGATACACTAACTGCTGCAACTGGTGCAGTAGCCCCTTTCCACCATTCGGTTTTGCATGATGGTGGAATAAGCAACTTAATCCTAGGGTATGCTCACTGTGGGATGGTTGCTGCAGCCCGTTGGATTGCTAAGATCAGTACTCCTTGCTTGCTTAAGGCTATTGGTGAATATCCTGACTACAAAATAAAG GTTGTTGGGCATTCACTGGGTGGTGGTACAGCTGCGTTGTTAACATATATTCTTCGAGAACGGAAAGAATTCTCTTCAAGCAATTGCATTACCTTTGCCCCAG CTGCCTGTATAACATGGGAGTTGGCAGAATCTGGAAAGCACTTCATCACTACTATAATCAATGGCTCTGACCTGGTGCCTACTTTCTCAGCAGCTTCTGTTGATGACCTCCGCTCTGAG GTTATAGCTTCATCTTGGTTAAATGATTTGCGGGATCAAGTTGAGCGCACACGAGTTTTGAATGTTGTTTATCGCTCTGCAAATGCTCTGGGTTCTCGTCTACCATCTATAGCTAGTGCAAAAGCGAGGGTTGCCGGTGCAGGTGCACTATTGCGGCCAGTATCCAGCAGCACGCAG ATTGTGATGAAGCGTGCACAAAATGTTGTTGTGAGAACCCATTCATCAATCTCATCGTGGTCTTGCATGGGTGCACGTCGACGCAATGTAAGCCCATTACTGAACTCTAAAGCAGACGATTTGCATGAAGATTCTCTCATATGTGAAAAGGATTCTGAATATCGCGCTGAAGGAGTAATTGTGGACCCAATGCTGAATAACTTGGAATCTAGTTCTAGCGGTGGATTGGGTCATGATGACAGCGATGAAGAGGAGCAGCTTTTGCCAGTGAATAGAAATACTGCAACATCTACCGTTGAAGACATTACTGAAGGCGAGTTGTGGTATGAATTGGAGAAGGAGCTCAAGAGGCAGGAGGATGAAGTCAATGTCGAGGCCCGAGAGGAAGAGGCTGCTGCAGTGAAAGAAATAACCGAGGAAGAAGATATGCTGGTTGGTGTTGCAGAAAGCAATACGCCAATCTCTTCCTCGGATGTTTCAGAGAACCACCGCTTCTTTCCCCCTGGCAGAATCATGCACATCATATCAGTCCCTTCATCTGATGATACAAATTTAGATAACGACGGACCACCAGCCGAAGAACGCGTGGGCATATACGAGACACGTAGACAACTGTACAGTAAGCTCCGACTTTCTAAAACGATGATTAATGATCACTACATGCCTATGTATAAGAAGATGGTGGAATTGTTGATCAGGGAACTGGAAAATGACGAATCCAGTAATTGTATCgtgtga
- the LOC126608239 gene encoding uncharacterized protein LOC126608239, translating to MITTTLHLSLPHPPSFHSLARGACSHRQPLFLSHLTFPTLHISKNTPLHRLRRSSPIAMSSDSGRSSSPATQPPPMELNDESDFETIVSPDGYISICGFGSLLSERSARSTFPELINFRESRLNGFRRVYAHMAPIFFERGIAKPETKEIASLSVEPFEGENLIVTVFEIKKAEIPAFIKREPEFRFLAVVPESLDGKPYDKRAVLCARYSDEEFFRVRCKGSKEMYYELFGRYNIDKIWRDDILPCRTYLRHCVLAAKNLSEAAYNNFLDHTFLGDRKTTIREYLATTGSGIMEEEPPESLKTRYGG from the exons ATGATCACCACCACTCTCCATCTCTCGCTCCCTCATCCTCCGTCTTTTCACTCCCTGGCGCGCGGCGCGTGCTCCCACCGCCAACCTCTCTTCCTATCCCACCTCACCTTCCCGACCTTACACATCTCAAAAAACACTCCACTTCATCGGCTTCGACGATCATCTCCGATCGCCATGTCCTCCGATTCCGGCCGATCAAGCTCGCCGGCGACCCAACCGCCGCCAATGGAACTCAACGACGAGTCGGATTTCGAAACCATCGTCTCACCCGACGGCTACATCTCCATCTGTGGCTTCGGTTCCCTCCTCTCCG AGAGAAGCGCGAGGAGTACGTTTCCGGAGCTGATCAACTTCAGAGAGTCGCGGTTGAACGGCTTCCGGCGAGTGTATGCTCACATGGCTCCCATTTTCTTCGAGCGTGGCATTGCCAAGCCTGAGACCaag GAGATTGCGAGCTTGAGTGTAGAGCCATTTGAAGGGGAAAACCTTATAGTAACAGTGTTTGAGATTAAAAAAGCAGAG ATTCCAGCTTTTATCAAAAGGGAGCCGGAATTTCGATTCCTAGCT GTTGTGCCTGAATCACTTGATGGGAAGCCCTATGATAAGCGAGCG GTTCTTTGTGCTCGTTATAGTGATGAAGAATTTTTCAGAGTTAGATGCAAAG GAAGTAAGGAGATGTATTATGAGCTATTTGGACGATATAATATTGATAAGATTTGGCGAGATGACATCTTACCTTGTCGCACTTACCTTCGGCATTG TGTGTTAGCAGCAAAGAATCTGAGCGAGGCAGCATACAACAACTTCTTGGATCATACTTTTCTTGGAGACCGTAAAACGACTATCCGTGAGTACTTGGCTACAACAGGTTCGGGCATCATGGAAGAAGAGCCTCCAGAATCCCTCAAGACCCGTTATGGCGGTTAA